Below is a genomic region from Besnoitia besnoiti strain Bb-Ger1 chromosome Unknown contig00048, whole genome shotgun sequence.
acgatacatggcctagctatgatctttatgttcttaatgcctgctttgtacggaggatatggtaacttctttgtaccaatatatattggtggttcggaagtcgttttcccaagaactaacgcgatctcctattttctagtaccattaggttctgtgttgttaactcaaagtatttgttccgagtttggtagtggtcttggttggacaatgtatcctccactaagtactagcttgatggtgttaaatccagaggcaactgattggattatcggaggtcttgcagtactaggaattagtagtattttaagttctattaacttccttggtacttgcgtcttcatgggttctaatgctggtgctaagaactatattctatatatctgggctatcatatttactgcccttatgttagtcttcactctacctattcttactggtggattagttatgatccttcttgatctacacgtaaacactgaattttatgattctatgtattctggtgatagtgtactttatcaacatctattctggttcttcggacatccagaggtatacattctaattttacctgcttttggtgtagtctcgcagacattatctatgtatgctgctagatctgtcttcggtggacaatctatgatcttagctatgggttgtatttctattctaggttccttagtatgggcacatcatatgatgacagtcggtctagaggtagataccagagcttatttctctgctatgactattatgattgcaattcctaccggtactaagattttcaactggttaggtacctatatggctagccatacaactacaagaactgtagatctatgggctgctcttagttttatcctattgtttactctaggtggtactacaggtgtagttatgggtaacgctggtatggatattgccctacatgatacatactatattgtagctcatttccatttcgtattatctcttggtgcagtactagctactatatgtggctttatcttctatagcagagatatgttcggagatactgtaaatctattccatgtaaataccggtgcttctccatatttaagcatctggtttgtagtcttcttaggtagtatcttattaattttcatccctatgcatatacttggtttcaacgttatgccaagaaggataccagattaccctgattatctttgttatattaatacatggtgttcaattggttctatatccacaatagttatcatcttaactatgctctgctaatgcacttaacatgatggtcatgaaaagcacaagagaacttggatccggtaaacaaagaccttcaagatctaaaccagtagtccaactcgtagtatatactccccagaaaaaggtagtttatatcaacctaggaatcccattttagtaagtgtaacatggagtctagcttcagttgttatctgattggtattgcatgcctgagtacgtaaggaaaaggaaaggttaaccgctatttaaacacaacagttaccgtagctgtagatgaatgctaaatctagagtatctctcctaagacactgcataacatatgaatgctccttccgccattcgttgactgtgtttaccacggggaattagaacagaataccaagttctttgcctggaggtttgttacgttccgtacagttgtaggtaaaaggtatgttagagacttagactaagcgttggagcacattgtttcattcgatagtccacgctcaatcttaccatacatagtacttttatgatcccaggctggtttaataagtcaaagtttagccgggaagttagcgtctaaaatatataaccgatagtctcaacttagatgcacagatggacataattaatccttgtacggtttgtacctacttgactcctcagtttaagcagaactgtagtttctcgggactaaaagtcagcataatcaataaaaaggtttgttcagccactggttcaccatcaactaccttgtttcgacttcgtaccagactgtgttattgtagcacatatcaatcccttaaatagggataattattcccaaacaccggatcgtgttggctaggtgaactaatcacgtttcataatataaatcagtgaaagctctttgaattccatgaacggagttacatattagattctcttcgctcccatggtaatttagtaagttaacattgaaacgtatccagtgtaaagtttgaacgtaatccagctttaccttctatgttgttatgttaacaaataagtttcatcgttgttgatatttcattgagcaatgttgataacataaatactaacaaaccaccggttttggatgggattacttttaacaccgcataatatgctaaaaagtaccattcaggtacgatatgaagcggagttacaaaccggttcactggtatggagttatctgggtgcgataattcaatcaaaccaaaagccgtttgtaagaaaattaaaccaattagataggatagacatttagcatcggtcattaacatatgaggatagaaggctactttaagtgcggaatcaatacctgcagggttactagaaccatttaaatgtaaatagaagatgtgtaatacaattagaatgcaacctacaaaaggtaatataaagtgcaatacaaagaatcgttttaatgttacatcagatacatagtatccaccgagtaaccaaggtactaaatatggtattggagaaaggagattagtaatgactgtagcaccccagaaactcatctgtccccatggtagtacataaccgaggaaagcagtggctatagtaagtagatataaaactaaaccagacatccaagcagtagttaaataactatagctggagttatacatacctcgagacatgtgtattaagatacacaagaagacgaaagaagcagttgttgcatgcaacatcctaaattcccatcctgctgctacctctctaactagatgttgaacactagcaaatgcacaagatgcttcagaagtatatcggaacgctaaagtgatacctgtaattatttggagtacaaaggtaattgcaactaagaaaccaaagttataagatgaatttagattgagagcacaccgataaaagacgaggtgtgcccggaatagactcatggaaatttggtgtgttctcgaaaccatgctagcacaatagaacttcgttaaataactacatattaaaatgagcgcatgtaaactagtcttaaaacacaccgctcgtcacgtaacaaatctcaaatcgtactgtagattttatatatgtaccgtaactataaccatggtgacatccaatgttcacgctcatggattcagtgtccaggactacctggcgcttaataacgattccgtcttccagcttccaagcaaacatgattaccgtgatattgaaatccaacacttttagctgtcttaagcagtccagtggggtggtggtgtactgcaatcataaagaacttggttgtctgtatctcataaccggagtcatcttcagtattctaggaactataatgtctttgtttattcgatttgagttatacagttctggatcgcggatcatttgtacagagacgatagctacttataatgtgataataacgatacatggcctagctatgatctttatgttcttaatgcctgctttgtacggaggatatggtaacttctttgtaccaatatatattggtggttcggaagtcgttttcccaagaactaacgcgatctcctattttctagtaccattaggttctgtgttgttaactcaaagtatttgttccgagtttggtagtggtcttggttggacaatgtatcctccactaagtactagcttgatggtgttaaatccagaggcaactgattggattatcggaggtcttgcagtactaggaattagtagtatttaagttctattaacttccttggtacttgcgtcttcatgggttctaatgctggtgctaagaactatattctatatatctgggctatcatatttactgcccttatgttagtcttcactctacctattccttactggtggattagttatgatccttcttgatctacacgtaaacactgaattttatgattctatgtattctggtgatagtgtactttatcaacatctattctggttcttcggacatccagaggtatacattctaaattttacctgcttttggtgtagtctcgcagacattatctatgtatgctgctagatctgtcttcggtggacaatctatgatcttagctatgggttgtatttctattctaggttccttagtatgggcacatcatatgatgacagtcggtctagaggtagataccagagcttatttctctgctatgactattatgattgcaattcctaccggtactaagatttttcaactggttaggtacctatatggctagccatacaactacaagaactgtagatctatgggctgctcttagttttatcctattgtttactctaggtggtactacaggtgtagttatgggtaacgctggtatggatattgcccctacatgatacatactatattgtagctcatttccatttcgtattatccTCTTGGTGCAtgtactagctactatatgtggctttatcttctatagcagagatatgttcggagatactgtaaatctattccatgtaaataccggtgcttctccatatttaagcatctggtttgtagtcttcttaggtagtatcttattaattttcatccctatgcatatacttggtttcaacgttatgccaagaaggataccagattaccctgattatctttgttatattaatacatggtgttcaattggttctatatccacaatagttatcatcttaactatgctctgctaatgcacttaacatgatggtcatgaaaagcacaagagaacttggatccggtaaacaaagaccttcaagatctaaaccagtagtccaactcgtagtatatactccccagaaaaagctgataaataatcctgtctcagagatgataactccaagtacgatgctactgattagactagcatctgagtagt
It encodes:
- a CDS encoding cytochrome b (encoded by transcript BESB_058260), whose protein sequence is MVIVTTSLHALILICSYLTKFYCASMVSRTHQISMSLFRAHLVFYRCALNLNSSYNFGFLVAITFVLQIITGITLAFRYTSEASCAFASVQHLVREVAAGWEFRMLHATTASFVFLCILIHMSRGMYNSSYSYLTTAWMSGLVLYLLTIATAFLGYVLPWGQMSFWGATVITNLLSPIPYLVPWLLGGYYVSDVTLKRFFVLHFILPFVGCILIVLHIFYLHLNGSSNPAGIDSALKVAFYPHMLMTDAKCLSYLIGLIFLQTAFGLIELSHPDNSIPVNRFVTPLHIVPEWYFLAYYAVLKVIPSKTGGLLVFMLSTLLNEISTTMKLIC
- a CDS encoding uncharacterized protein (encoded by transcript BESB_058250), encoding MITVILKSNTFSCLKQSSGVVVYCNHKELGCLYLITGVIFSILGTIMSLFIRFELYSSGSRIICTETIATYNVIITIHGLAMIFMFLMPALYGGYGNFFVPIYIGGSEVVFPRTNAISYFLVPLGSVLLTQSICSEFGSGLGWTMYPPLSTSLMVLNPEATDWIIGGLAVLGISSILSSINFLGTCVFMGSNAGAKNYILYIWAIIFTALMLVFTLPILTGGLVMILLDLHVNTEFYDSMYSGDSVLYQHLFWFFGHPEVYILILPAFGVVSQTLSMYAARSVFGGQSMILAMGCISILGSLVWAHHMMTVGLEVDTRAYFSAMTIMIAIPTGTKIFNWLGTYMASHTTTRTVDLWAALSFILLFTLGGTTGVVMGNAGMDIALHDTYYIVAHFHFVLSLGAVLATICGFIFYSRDMFGDTVNLFHVNTGASPYLSIWFVVFLGSILLIFIPMHILGFNVMPRRIPDYPDYLCYINTWCSIGSISTIVIILTMLC